A region of Fibrobacter succinogenes subsp. succinogenes S85 DNA encodes the following proteins:
- a CDS encoding metallophosphoesterase, whose product MIFFFILIFGVFFLFFNVRMVAPGIKGSVIAGISVILLPICFLFRTSYFASLGMSFFAVWLAEALFLYILWWIIRGIRRAVVKKPLDRRVEISVARLLLFVSVLLTVIFRIAGAGTNENFHVREFKIAVPTEKEFTAVFFSDLHIDPLFKREKMERIVHVSDSLHPDLVLFGGDFSDVVDSTLSAWEYDFLVQKLAATAKMAAIAIDGNHEGFLEREGSDFKKWMQNNGFVVLEDSTVCTPFACITGRVDHSVAKMRAVERKPLFDLRPTAEESRLPWLLLDHQPRGIEEDHPGRRPDFAMSGHTHNGQFFPGTIIIDWVWRLAYGLGELDQVKWLVSSGVDSWGPPVRIGSDTELLFLRFVPDRL is encoded by the coding sequence ATGATCTTTTTCTTCATACTCATTTTCGGCGTGTTTTTCCTGTTCTTTAATGTCAGGATGGTGGCGCCTGGAATCAAGGGAAGCGTCATTGCCGGAATTTCGGTAATCCTCCTCCCCATCTGCTTCTTGTTTAGAACAAGTTATTTTGCATCGCTTGGCATGTCCTTCTTTGCTGTCTGGCTTGCCGAAGCGCTCTTCCTTTATATCCTCTGGTGGATTATCCGTGGTATCCGCCGTGCTGTCGTCAAGAAGCCGCTTGATCGCCGTGTTGAAATTTCTGTGGCGAGACTTTTGCTCTTTGTTTCCGTGCTACTCACGGTTATCTTCCGTATTGCAGGCGCTGGCACAAATGAGAATTTCCATGTTCGCGAGTTCAAGATTGCTGTTCCGACCGAAAAGGAATTTACGGCAGTCTTCTTTAGCGACCTCCACATTGACCCACTTTTCAAGCGTGAAAAGATGGAACGCATCGTTCACGTGAGTGATAGCCTCCACCCGGACTTGGTGCTGTTTGGCGGAGACTTTTCGGACGTTGTGGATTCAACGCTCTCTGCCTGGGAATACGACTTCCTGGTGCAAAAGCTTGCCGCAACCGCGAAGATGGCTGCCATTGCTATTGACGGGAATCACGAAGGATTCCTTGAACGCGAAGGCAGTGACTTTAAAAAGTGGATGCAAAATAACGGTTTCGTCGTGTTGGAAGACTCTACCGTTTGCACGCCTTTTGCCTGTATTACTGGCCGTGTAGACCATAGCGTTGCCAAGATGCGAGCTGTCGAACGCAAGCCGCTTTTTGACTTGCGCCCTACGGCCGAAGAATCTAGACTTCCCTGGCTTCTCCTTGATCACCAGCCGCGTGGCATTGAAGAAGACCACCCTGGCCGCCGTCCCGACTTTGCCATGTCCGGCCACACGCACAATGGCCAGTTTTTCCCGGGAACGATCATTATTGACTGGGTCTGGCGCCTCGCCTATGGTCTTGGCGAACTGGATCAGGTCAAATGGCTCGTTTCCAGTGGTGTTGATTCCTGGGGTCCCCCGGTTCGTATCGGTAGCGATACGGAACTCTTGTTCCTCCGTTTTGTACCTGACCGGCTGTAA
- the tmk gene encoding dTMP kinase has product MKTAKKFFSLEGIDGSGKSTQIDMLVRVLESEGHKVVRLREPGGAKISERIRELLLDPAFKGIMADDTELLLYNAARAQVIHEIIKPALDAGNIVIADRFAWSTFAYQGYARGLGADKVQRLTELTCGGCFPELTVVLDLTVEASRKRMAIRGGAPDRLESEKAEFFERVREGYLAAGRDYSDCVSVVNADRTPDEVHQDVLSLIKAKLK; this is encoded by the coding sequence ATGAAAACTGCGAAGAAATTTTTCAGCCTTGAAGGCATTGACGGTTCCGGAAAGTCCACACAAATCGACATGCTTGTCCGCGTGCTAGAATCCGAAGGCCACAAGGTCGTGAGGTTGCGTGAACCCGGTGGTGCCAAAATTTCCGAACGCATTCGCGAACTCTTGCTCGACCCCGCTTTCAAGGGCATCATGGCAGATGATACCGAACTTTTGCTGTACAATGCCGCCCGCGCCCAGGTGATTCACGAAATCATTAAACCCGCACTCGATGCAGGCAACATCGTCATCGCCGACCGTTTTGCGTGGAGCACGTTTGCTTACCAGGGTTATGCCCGCGGGCTCGGTGCCGATAAAGTCCAGCGTCTCACGGAACTCACGTGCGGAGGCTGCTTCCCGGAACTCACCGTAGTTCTCGACTTGACCGTTGAAGCAAGCCGCAAGCGCATGGCCATTCGTGGTGGCGCCCCTGACCGCCTCGAAAGCGAAAAGGCTGAATTCTTCGAGCGCGTCCGCGAAGGCTACCTCGCTGCAGGTCGCGATTACAGCGATTGCGTGAGCGTCGTCAATGCAGACCGCACTCCCGACGAAGTCCATCAAGATGTCCTTTCACTTATTAAAGCGAAACTGAAATGA